The following are encoded together in the Poseidonibacter lekithochrous genome:
- the radA gene encoding DNA repair protein RadA: MAKKKTSLFECQHCGEQSTKWLGKCPNCGGWDSFIELNQEQQEVLKKVSKVSSSTSKATPITQIVQDDVTRFSSFNEEFDLVLGGGIVPGSLTLIGGSPGVGKSTLLLKVAGSMANSGKKVLYVSGEESAGQIKLRANRLDANHDGLFLLSEIKLEEIQDELLRQDYQVVIIDSIQTIYSSNLTSAPGSVSQVREITFELMRKAKESDIAMFIIGHITKDGSIAGPRVLEHMVDTVLYFEGESSKELRMLRGFKNRFGSTSEIGIFEMTQEGLVSAKDITSKFFDKSKAQSGSALTVAMEGSRALILEVQALVTESTHPNPKRSATGFDGNRLNMLLALLEKKIDLPLNHYDVFVNISGGIKIKESSADLAVVAAIISSFRDRPISKESVFIGEVSLTGEIKDVYSIDMRLKEAQAQGIQKAVIALKPNLKLDIKCFAVDEVPKMIELF, from the coding sequence ATGGCAAAGAAAAAAACATCATTATTTGAGTGTCAACACTGTGGAGAACAATCTACAAAATGGCTAGGTAAGTGTCCAAATTGTGGAGGATGGGATAGTTTTATTGAACTAAACCAAGAACAACAAGAAGTTCTTAAAAAAGTCTCAAAAGTTTCATCAAGTACTTCAAAAGCAACACCAATTACGCAAATTGTGCAAGATGATGTAACAAGATTTTCATCTTTTAATGAAGAGTTTGACCTAGTATTAGGTGGAGGAATTGTTCCTGGAAGTTTAACACTAATTGGTGGAAGCCCAGGAGTTGGAAAGTCAACACTACTATTAAAAGTAGCAGGAAGCATGGCAAACAGTGGTAAAAAAGTTTTATATGTATCAGGGGAAGAAAGTGCTGGACAGATTAAACTGAGAGCAAATAGATTAGATGCTAACCATGATGGACTTTTTTTATTAAGTGAAATTAAACTAGAAGAGATTCAAGATGAACTTCTAAGACAAGATTATCAAGTAGTAATTATTGATTCTATTCAAACAATTTATTCTTCAAACCTAACATCAGCTCCCGGTTCTGTATCACAAGTAAGAGAGATTACTTTTGAGCTTATGAGAAAAGCAAAAGAGTCTGATATTGCTATGTTTATTATTGGACATATTACAAAAGATGGAAGTATTGCAGGTCCTAGAGTTTTAGAGCATATGGTTGATACAGTTTTATATTTTGAGGGAGAGTCTTCAAAAGAGTTAAGAATGCTAAGAGGTTTCAAAAATAGATTTGGTTCAACATCAGAGATTGGTATTTTTGAAATGACACAAGAAGGATTAGTAAGTGCAAAGGATATTACATCAAAATTCTTTGATAAATCAAAAGCACAAAGTGGTTCAGCTCTTACAGTTGCAATGGAAGGAAGCCGTGCTTTAATCTTAGAAGTACAAGCTTTAGTGACAGAGAGTACTCATCCAAATCCTAAAAGATCAGCTACTGGGTTTGATGGAAATAGATTAAATATGCTTTTAGCTTTACTTGAGAAAAAAATAGACTTACCGCTTAATCACTATGATGTATTTGTAAATATTTCAGGTGGAATAAAAATCAAAGAAAGTTCAGCAGATTTAGCAGTAGTTGCCGCAATTATTTCTTCTTTTAGAGATAGACCTATTTCTAAAGAGTCTGTATTTATTGGAGAAGTTTCATTAACTGGTGAGATTAAAGATGTTTATTCAATTGATATGAGATTAAAAGAAGCTCAAGCTCAAGGGATTCAAAAAGCTGTAATCGCTTTAAAACCTAACCTTAAACTTGATATTAAATGTTTTGCCGTTGATGAAGTACCAAAAATGATAGAACTTTTCTAA
- a CDS encoding transglutaminase-like domain-containing protein, with protein sequence MEEFLGECEIIDYSNENIQKLAKKLSTNCKTDEQIVGNCFLYVRDNIKHIGDYPRDIKTCKASEVLEAKIGWCYAKSHLFAALTRTNGIPTALCYQYLNCNEYKKDEFSLHGLNAVYLDKYGWYRLDPRGNKEGVNALCIPPIEKLAFELEEGEYNIDTLYSKPLPSIVEFLNKYDKYEDMKKNLPIKI encoded by the coding sequence ATGGAAGAATTTTTAGGGGAGTGTGAAATTATTGACTATTCTAATGAGAATATTCAAAAGTTAGCAAAAAAACTTTCGACTAATTGTAAGACAGATGAACAAATAGTTGGGAACTGTTTTTTATATGTTAGAGATAATATTAAACATATTGGGGATTATCCAAGAGATATTAAAACTTGTAAAGCAAGTGAAGTATTAGAGGCCAAAATTGGGTGGTGTTATGCAAAAAGTCATCTCTTTGCAGCATTAACAAGAACTAATGGAATTCCAACTGCTTTATGTTATCAATATCTTAATTGTAATGAATATAAAAAAGATGAATTTTCTTTACATGGTTTGAATGCGGTGTATTTAGATAAATATGGATGGTATCGTTTAGATCCAAGAGGAAATAAAGAAGGTGTTAATGCCTTATGTATTCCTCCTATTGAAAAGTTAGCTTTTGAATTAGAAGAGGGCGAGTATAATATAGATACTTTATACTCAAAACCTCTTCCTAGTATTGTAGAATTTTTAAATAAATACGACAAATATGAAGATATGAAAAAGAACCTTCCTATAAAAATTTAG
- the ybeY gene encoding rRNA maturation RNase YbeY, whose product MIDIENNTSFEIDLSSLESIANELTSKDIELIITQNDEIQELNKEHRNIDKATDVLSFPLEFDMPNMPAGSIVISTDFVEEKAKEYGHTFNEELSLLFIHGLLHLIGFDHEVDNGEHRDKEEELINKFNLPKSLIIRNS is encoded by the coding sequence ATGATTGATATTGAAAATAATACTTCTTTTGAAATAGATTTATCATCACTAGAATCTATAGCAAATGAGCTAACATCAAAAGATATTGAATTAATCATCACTCAAAATGATGAAATTCAAGAATTAAATAAAGAACATAGAAATATTGACAAAGCTACAGATGTATTAAGTTTTCCTCTAGAATTCGATATGCCAAATATGCCAGCGGGTTCAATTGTAATATCAACAGATTTTGTTGAAGAAAAAGCAAAAGAGTATGGACATACTTTTAACGAAGAGTTATCATTATTGTTTATTCACGGACTACTTCACCTAATTGGTTTTGATCATGAAGTTGATAATGGTGAGCATAGAGACAAAGAAGAAGAATTAATTAATAAATTTAATTTACCAAAAAGTTTAATCATAAGGAATTCATAG
- a CDS encoding calcium/sodium antiporter — protein MDLIIFTVAMAALIYGADFIIEQSEKIALHYNISHFVIGATLIALGTSLPEMAVSISASMKGSADIAVANVIGSTIFNIALVLGAVFLLAKKIAPTRDLFAKDSAWALFPILVFILMGLDGQLNLVDGVLFLLLMAAYLIFLIGSNQVEDIDEDLAKEKFAWGKTSVLLIVGFVFVVVGADFAIDSAGNIARQFGISEWIIGLFLVAFGTSLPELTISIKSAMNNNADLAIGNIIGSNVANFTMVLGLASILNPLNVDLNAYFFDIAAAVILSLMLVFITANKLYNKSAGVVFMVVLALVIQNGLA, from the coding sequence ATGGATTTAATTATATTTACAGTAGCTATGGCTGCTTTAATTTACGGCGCAGATTTTATTATTGAACAAAGTGAAAAAATTGCACTTCATTATAATATCTCACATTTTGTAATTGGTGCTACACTAATTGCATTAGGAACATCACTACCTGAAATGGCAGTATCAATTTCAGCTTCTATGAAAGGAAGTGCAGATATTGCAGTAGCAAATGTTATTGGAAGTACTATTTTTAATATTGCCTTAGTTTTAGGTGCAGTATTTTTATTAGCTAAAAAAATAGCTCCTACAAGAGATTTATTTGCAAAAGATTCTGCATGGGCATTATTCCCAATATTAGTATTTATTTTAATGGGACTAGATGGACAATTAAATCTTGTTGATGGAGTTTTATTCTTACTTTTAATGGCTGCTTATTTAATTTTCTTAATTGGATCAAACCAAGTAGAAGATATAGATGAAGACTTAGCAAAAGAAAAATTTGCATGGGGAAAAACATCTGTTTTATTAATAGTAGGATTTGTATTTGTAGTTGTTGGTGCTGATTTTGCAATTGATAGTGCAGGAAATATTGCTAGACAATTTGGTATTTCAGAATGGATTATTGGATTATTCTTAGTTGCATTTGGTACATCATTACCTGAATTAACTATCTCTATTAAATCTGCAATGAATAATAATGCTGATTTAGCAATTGGTAATATTATAGGATCAAATGTTGCTAACTTTACAATGGTATTAGGATTAGCATCAATTCTTAATCCATTAAATGTTGATTTAAATGCTTATTTCTTTGATATAGCAGCAGCAGTGATACTTTCATTAATGTTAGTATTTATTACAGCAAATAAACTTTATAATAAATCTGCAGGTGTAGTATTTATGGTAGTTTTAGCATTAGTAATTCAAAATGGTTTAGCTTAA
- a CDS encoding Fur family transcriptional regulator, with translation MTNYTSLLKDYDLKVTPQRVAIVEELYLNGHMNIDDLYKKLLSKFPSISLATIYKNINAMVEKVFLSEVKIPNSKSVYELVKEEHAHMLCSSCGHIEDVTVNTNSVVSEASTLSQFQVDSINIVLSGTCPKCSK, from the coding sequence ATGACAAATTATACAAGTTTACTGAAAGATTATGATTTAAAAGTGACTCCTCAAAGGGTAGCTATTGTAGAAGAGCTTTACCTTAATGGTCATATGAATATAGATGATTTATATAAAAAGTTACTTTCAAAGTTTCCATCTATATCATTAGCAACAATATATAAAAATATTAATGCTATGGTTGAAAAAGTATTTCTTTCAGAAGTTAAGATACCAAATTCTAAATCAGTTTATGAATTAGTAAAAGAAGAACATGCTCACATGTTATGTTCATCATGTGGTCATATTGAAGATGTTACAGTTAACACGAATTCTGTTGTTAGTGAAGCTTCAACACTAAGTCAGTTTCAAGTTGACTCTATAAATATCGTTTTAAGCGGTACTTGCCCTAAATGTTCAAAATAG
- a CDS encoding ferritin family protein: MKQYETYKCNTCGCEVEVQETGVNAKLSCCGEEMAMITENLTAVNLMKAFAGESQARNKYEFFAEVAFSEGLHKIAKFFQEAADNEKYHAMAEFKAYNKLVHDVELDSTAKNIQYAADGEKYEHEEMYPNFEAIAKSEGLKEIARMFKAIGKVEVEHEKEYLELKQALIDEGFLESDVEEEWVCEVCGHVHRGKKPPKACPLCRVEKEYFKKKNKDVTVG; the protein is encoded by the coding sequence ATGAAACAATATGAAACTTACAAATGTAATACATGTGGTTGTGAAGTAGAAGTACAAGAGACAGGAGTTAATGCAAAATTATCATGTTGTGGTGAAGAGATGGCAATGATTACAGAAAACTTAACAGCTGTTAACTTAATGAAAGCATTTGCAGGTGAATCACAAGCTAGAAATAAATATGAGTTCTTTGCAGAAGTTGCATTTTCTGAAGGTTTACATAAAATCGCTAAGTTTTTCCAAGAAGCTGCTGATAATGAAAAATACCATGCAATGGCAGAATTTAAAGCTTATAATAAATTAGTACATGATGTAGAATTAGATTCAACTGCTAAAAATATTCAATATGCAGCAGATGGTGAGAAATATGAACATGAAGAAATGTACCCTAACTTTGAAGCAATTGCTAAGAGTGAGGGTTTAAAAGAGATTGCAAGAATGTTCAAAGCAATTGGAAAAGTTGAAGTTGAGCATGAAAAAGAGTATTTAGAATTAAAACAAGCATTAATTGACGAAGGTTTCTTAGAATCAGATGTAGAAGAAGAATGGGTATGTGAAGTATGTGGTCACGTTCACAGAGGTAAAAAACCACCAAAAGCTTGTCCTTTATGTAGAGTTGAAAAAGAGTATTTTAAAAAGAAAAATAAAGATGTAACTGTAGGTTAA
- a CDS encoding ferritin family protein produces the protein MRQYETYRCNKCGNEVEVQNVGGGTLSCCGEPMEMATENLTAVNLMKAFAGESMARNKYEYFAKIAQKEGYRDIAEHFQRAANNEKVHAKLELKLYNQMTMEKDFGDTVENLKYAIEGESYENVTMYPDFAKIAKEEGHKEAARILAGIGKIEIEHENMYRELLKRLETGAEHESDEEEEWICEVCGHVHRGKKALKKCPVCDHPQEYQSRLNAKK, from the coding sequence ATGAGACAGTATGAAACATATAGATGTAACAAATGTGGTAACGAAGTTGAAGTACAAAATGTTGGTGGAGGAACTCTATCTTGCTGTGGCGAGCCAATGGAGATGGCAACAGAGAACTTAACAGCTGTTAACTTAATGAAAGCATTTGCTGGTGAATCAATGGCTAGAAACAAGTATGAATATTTTGCTAAGATTGCTCAAAAAGAAGGTTATAGAGATATTGCTGAACACTTCCAAAGAGCTGCTAATAATGAAAAAGTACATGCAAAACTTGAATTAAAGCTATATAACCAAATGACTATGGAAAAAGATTTTGGAGATACTGTTGAAAACCTTAAATATGCCATTGAAGGTGAGTCTTACGAAAACGTAACTATGTATCCTGATTTTGCAAAAATTGCAAAAGAAGAAGGACATAAAGAAGCAGCAAGGATTCTTGCAGGAATTGGTAAAATTGAAATCGAACATGAAAATATGTACAGAGAACTTCTAAAAAGATTAGAAACTGGTGCAGAGCATGAAAGCGATGAAGAAGAAGAGTGGATTTGTGAAGTATGTGGACACGTACATAGAGGGAAAAAAGCTCTAAAAAAATGTCCAGTATGTGATCATCCACAAGAGTACCAATCAAGACTAAACGCTAAAAAATAA
- a CDS encoding endonuclease/exonuclease/phosphatase family protein, giving the protein MLRVFLFLCITINLFAQNFTVASYNVENLFDLKKQNTEYKEFIPFTKSKWNKKNFNIKLKNTIRVIKDINADIIAFQEIENKDLLVFLKKKLPQYKYHSFSKYPKSSVGIGFLSKIKIINNNTINVKFKRRTYRPIQETTFRIDNIDFKIFNNHWPSKRVAESYRIKYAKRLQDRLKKLPKDYDYILLGDFNSNYDEMQSFRYNKKLNNTDGITGINQVLNTSYNKRYVTYDDVLKIQKKVHFNLWLDVEGKERFSSKFRNQNNTPDNIIIPPALLDTKRISYIHRSFNVFKPKYLYKNKQVQRWKMKNRIHQGYGYSDHLPIYAEFSTNKENRNLVKKLELNKTEINKISHLYSKTKLIEPIILKNIIVIYKNRTSAIIKQKNDKAIYIYKNAKDLKLGYSYNIKVNQIKNYNDLQEIEDFEIIQKNAKYENYKDLYINNKTNILNPKYQNEIITNLRGIIKNRKLYFNGKVIYIYSKNKELLPKNNQNILIKTGHISVYRGNMQIQIHKKSDYKVEY; this is encoded by the coding sequence GTGTTAAGAGTTTTTCTATTTTTATGTATAACTATCAATCTTTTCGCACAAAACTTCACAGTAGCATCTTATAATGTAGAAAACTTATTTGATTTAAAAAAACAAAATACTGAATATAAAGAGTTTATTCCTTTTACCAAATCAAAATGGAATAAAAAAAACTTTAATATAAAACTCAAAAATACAATAAGAGTAATAAAAGATATCAATGCAGATATTATTGCTTTTCAAGAAATAGAAAATAAAGACTTATTGGTATTTCTAAAAAAGAAACTACCTCAATATAAATATCACTCTTTTTCAAAATACCCAAAATCTTCAGTGGGAATTGGATTCTTATCAAAAATAAAAATCATAAATAACAATACCATAAATGTAAAATTTAAAAGAAGAACATATAGACCAATTCAAGAAACTACTTTTAGAATAGATAATATAGATTTTAAAATCTTTAATAACCATTGGCCTTCAAAAAGAGTTGCAGAATCATATAGAATAAAGTATGCAAAAAGATTACAAGATAGATTAAAAAAACTTCCAAAAGATTATGATTATATATTATTAGGAGATTTCAATTCTAATTATGATGAAATGCAAAGTTTTAGATATAACAAAAAACTAAATAATACAGATGGTATTACAGGAATTAATCAAGTTTTAAACACTAGTTATAATAAAAGATATGTTACTTATGATGATGTATTAAAAATACAAAAAAAAGTACATTTTAATTTGTGGTTAGATGTAGAAGGAAAAGAGAGGTTCTCAAGTAAATTTAGAAATCAAAACAATACGCCTGATAACATCATAATTCCCCCTGCACTTTTAGATACAAAAAGAATTTCTTATATTCACAGATCTTTTAATGTCTTTAAACCTAAGTATTTATATAAAAACAAACAAGTACAAAGATGGAAAATGAAAAACAGAATCCATCAAGGATATGGATATTCAGATCATTTGCCAATATATGCGGAGTTTTCTACAAATAAAGAGAATAGAAACTTAGTAAAAAAACTAGAATTAAATAAAACAGAGATAAATAAAATTTCACATTTATACTCAAAAACAAAATTAATAGAACCTATTATTCTAAAAAATATTATTGTTATTTACAAAAATAGAACTAGCGCTATTATCAAACAAAAAAATGATAAAGCCATATATATTTATAAAAATGCAAAAGATTTAAAACTTGGATACTCATATAATATAAAAGTTAATCAAATCAAAAACTATAATGATTTACAAGAAATTGAAGATTTTGAAATCATTCAGAAAAATGCAAAATATGAAAACTATAAAGATTTATACATAAATAATAAAACAAATATATTAAACCCTAAGTATCAAAATGAAATAATTACGAATCTAAGAGGTATAATAAAAAATAGAAAATTATACTTTAATGGAAAAGTAATTTACATCTATTCAAAAAACAAAGAATTATTACCAAAAAACAATCAAAATATTTTAATAAAAACAGGACATATATCAGTGTACAGAGGCAACATGCAAATTCAAATTCATAAAAAATCAGACTATAAAGTAGAATATTAA
- the murJ gene encoding murein biosynthesis integral membrane protein MurJ — translation MLIKSIFTNSTGILTSRILGFIRDLLTASILGANIYSDIFFVAFKLPNLFRRIFAEGAFTQAFIPAYARSKHKIRFSSVVFLQLFGFLIILSLLVSMFSHLVAKAIAVGFDQETIDLAAPLFAINFYYLPMIFVVTFMAALLQYKNHFATTAYSTALLNLTMIGGLLIAQDMEKYEITFYLSYGVLAGGLLQILVHLYAIKRLNLLKIFHFKKHAKKEENKFYKNFMSATVGSSTTHISAFLDTWLASFLMSGSISYLYYGNRVFQLPLALFAIATSIALFPMIARSIKNKDENKALNLMRKSSLILFGLLSIATLIGIVFDEFIISLLFERGAFTAQDTANTALILTMYLIGLIPFGVAKIFSLWLYAKEQQFLAAKISMKSLAWNIVFSLALIEPYGAAGLAFASTLSGFILFYLTIKEFGFRKFKELLIK, via the coding sequence ATGTTAATCAAATCAATATTTACAAATAGTACAGGTATTCTTACTTCAAGAATTTTAGGTTTTATAAGAGATTTATTAACAGCATCAATCCTAGGAGCTAATATCTATTCAGATATTTTCTTTGTAGCTTTTAAACTACCAAATCTTTTCAGAAGAATATTTGCAGAAGGTGCATTTACACAAGCATTTATACCAGCTTATGCAAGATCAAAACATAAAATACGATTTTCTTCTGTAGTTTTTTTACAACTCTTTGGCTTTTTGATTATTCTATCCCTACTTGTATCTATGTTTTCACACCTAGTAGCAAAAGCTATTGCCGTTGGATTTGATCAAGAAACAATAGACTTAGCCGCACCTCTATTTGCAATAAACTTTTATTATTTACCAATGATATTTGTTGTTACTTTTATGGCAGCACTATTACAATATAAAAACCACTTTGCAACAACAGCTTATTCTACTGCTTTATTAAATCTTACTATGATTGGTGGATTATTAATTGCACAAGATATGGAAAAATATGAAATCACATTCTATTTATCTTATGGGGTATTAGCAGGTGGATTATTACAAATTTTAGTTCATTTGTATGCAATAAAAAGATTAAATTTATTAAAAATATTTCATTTCAAAAAACATGCTAAAAAAGAAGAAAATAAATTCTATAAGAACTTTATGTCAGCAACTGTTGGTTCTTCAACTACACATATCTCAGCATTTTTAGATACATGGTTAGCTTCATTTTTAATGTCTGGTTCTATCTCATATTTATATTATGGAAATAGAGTTTTTCAACTGCCTCTTGCTTTATTTGCAATTGCAACATCAATTGCCCTATTCCCAATGATTGCAAGATCTATTAAAAATAAAGATGAAAATAAAGCCTTAAATCTAATGAGAAAATCTTCACTTATTTTATTTGGACTTTTATCTATTGCTACATTAATAGGTATAGTTTTTGATGAATTTATAATCTCTCTTTTATTTGAGAGAGGTGCTTTTACAGCTCAAGACACTGCAAATACGGCGCTTATATTAACTATGTATTTAATTGGTCTTATTCCTTTTGGTGTAGCAAAAATTTTCTCACTTTGGTTATATGCAAAAGAACAACAGTTCTTAGCTGCAAAAATATCAATGAAAAGTTTAGCTTGGAATATTGTTTTTTCATTAGCTTTAATTGAACCATATGGTGCAGCTGGACTTGCATTTGCATCAACACTTAGTGGTTTTATTCTGTTTTATTTAACTATAAAAGAGTTTGGATTTAGAAAGTTTAAAGAATTATTAATTAAATAA